In Desulfovibrio oxyclinae DSM 11498, a single window of DNA contains:
- the cobA gene encoding uroporphyrinogen-III C-methyltransferase, whose protein sequence is MSTVYLVGAGPGDPGMLTLKAKEVIETCDVMIYDYLANADFLKWCKEDCEILYVGKKGGDHTLPQDKINELIIEKARTGKTICRLKGGDPYVFGRGGEEAEELVEAGIDFEVVPGITAGVAAPAYAGIPVTHRDHTTSVCFITGHEDPTKEKSGHNWSVYGQSNSTLVFYMGVKNLPMIAENLMKNGRAADTPVALVRWGTRCEQTSMVSTLENVAEDAAERGFKAPSIIVVGGVCSLHDKLGWFEKKPLLGQGVVVTRAREQASGMVKTMRDLGACVYEFPTISINPLENADEVEEHALQLGRWDWVIFTSVNGVKHFWQHLRNAGLDARQFGGINVAAIGPATANALRDRGINPDFVPKKYVAEHVVKGLLDLDIAGKKVLIPRARVAREILPAELTRAKCDVKVLPVYETTLAEESGAEIEKALEEGRIQYVTFTSSSTVENFFQLVKAEKVQDCPHVKMACIGPVTAKTLRDYGLTPDIQPEDYTIPGLVQSILDDK, encoded by the coding sequence ATGTCCACAGTGTATCTTGTCGGTGCCGGACCGGGCGATCCCGGAATGCTGACTCTGAAGGCAAAGGAAGTGATCGAGACGTGCGACGTCATGATCTATGACTACCTTGCCAACGCCGATTTTCTGAAGTGGTGCAAGGAGGATTGCGAGATCCTCTATGTCGGCAAGAAGGGCGGGGATCATACCCTGCCGCAGGATAAGATCAACGAGCTGATCATCGAAAAGGCCCGGACCGGTAAGACCATTTGCCGTCTCAAGGGCGGTGATCCGTACGTTTTCGGCCGCGGCGGCGAGGAAGCCGAGGAGCTGGTCGAGGCCGGTATCGATTTCGAGGTGGTGCCGGGCATCACCGCCGGCGTTGCTGCTCCGGCGTACGCGGGCATCCCCGTGACGCACCGGGACCACACCACCAGCGTATGTTTCATCACCGGACACGAGGACCCCACCAAGGAGAAATCCGGCCATAACTGGTCGGTGTATGGTCAGTCCAACTCCACTCTGGTATTTTACATGGGCGTGAAGAACCTGCCCATGATCGCGGAAAATCTCATGAAGAACGGGCGCGCGGCCGATACGCCGGTGGCGCTGGTTCGTTGGGGCACCCGTTGCGAGCAGACCTCCATGGTTTCCACGCTGGAGAATGTGGCCGAGGATGCCGCCGAGCGCGGATTCAAGGCTCCTTCCATCATTGTGGTGGGCGGCGTCTGCTCCCTGCACGACAAGCTTGGATGGTTCGAGAAGAAGCCGCTTCTGGGACAGGGGGTGGTTGTCACCCGCGCTCGCGAGCAGGCCAGCGGCATGGTCAAGACCATGCGCGACCTGGGCGCCTGCGTGTACGAATTTCCGACCATTTCCATCAATCCGTTGGAGAATGCCGACGAGGTCGAAGAGCACGCGTTGCAGCTCGGTCGCTGGGACTGGGTGATCTTCACTTCGGTCAACGGCGTGAAGCACTTCTGGCAGCACCTGCGTAATGCAGGTCTCGATGCCCGTCAGTTCGGCGGCATCAATGTGGCGGCCATCGGTCCGGCCACGGCCAACGCCCTGCGCGATCGCGGTATCAATCCCGACTTCGTGCCCAAGAAGTACGTTGCCGAGCACGTGGTCAAGGGCCTGCTGGACCTGGACATCGCGGGCAAGAAGGTGCTCATTCCCCGTGCCCGCGTGGCGCGTGAGATTCTGCCCGCCGAGTTGACCCGCGCCAAGTGTGACGTGAAGGTCCTGCCGGTCTACGAGACGACTCTCGCGGAAGAGAGCGGCGCCGAGATCGAAAAGGCGCTTGAAGAGGGCAGGATTCAATATGTCACCTTCACTTCTTCGAGCACGGTGGAAAACTTCTTCCAGCTCGTGAAGGCCGAAAAAGTGCAGGATTGTCCGCACGTCAAGATGGCCTGCATCGGTCCCGTCACAGCGAAAACGCTGCGGGACTACGGGCTGACACCGGACATTCAGCCGGAAGACTACACCATTCCGGGACTGGTACAGTCCATACTTGACGACAAGTAG
- a CDS encoding transcription antitermination factor NusB, producing the protein MSKAAHKSKVKNRPLPPARAAALEALQRCLGQGCDIQAALDEALKGKNLDPRDAALATELAYGYLRLKGRVEYVLSGFVKELDRIPDRFLMALGVAAYEILYLDRVPSYASVDWAVEFAKSKPGARLSGLFNAVLRRVSELGADVHEVSYYDDGSELVEVWSRYYSCPTWIVRMWLDAYGEKKAQKYLAAQVQPPALGVTLWGREDADELFGVLAGREDLLDIEGYSFAFRPGVSLQKISPPLERRSFASRQALEALYPEQWPTPVWDACSGRGGKTRVLLEKGIGPLYASDVHMGRLKALREGMPEVGAFRARADAGAPLRDMGTVLLDLPCSGLGVLSRRPDAKWRRSQKDIASLIKLQTDIMDAAAEALRPGGKLAVITCTLNPDENEKLIEGFLERNPGASETVRWTTPLNAGLGEFFFASLIEK; encoded by the coding sequence GTGTCCAAAGCCGCTCACAAGTCCAAGGTGAAGAACAGGCCGCTGCCGCCCGCGCGTGCTGCGGCGCTGGAGGCGTTGCAGCGTTGTCTGGGGCAGGGATGCGACATTCAGGCCGCGCTCGACGAAGCCCTGAAGGGCAAGAACCTTGACCCGCGCGATGCGGCGCTGGCCACAGAACTGGCCTATGGCTATCTGCGGCTCAAAGGCCGCGTTGAGTACGTGCTTTCCGGGTTCGTCAAGGAGCTGGACCGGATTCCGGACCGTTTTCTCATGGCTCTGGGCGTTGCGGCGTACGAGATTCTGTACCTTGACCGGGTTCCCTCATACGCTTCCGTTGACTGGGCGGTGGAGTTTGCCAAGAGCAAGCCGGGCGCGAGGCTCTCGGGGTTGTTCAATGCCGTGTTGCGCCGCGTTTCGGAGTTGGGCGCGGACGTGCATGAAGTTTCCTATTATGACGACGGTTCCGAGCTCGTTGAAGTCTGGAGTCGCTATTATTCCTGCCCGACATGGATCGTGCGGATGTGGCTTGATGCCTATGGCGAGAAGAAGGCGCAGAAATATCTCGCGGCGCAGGTGCAGCCACCGGCGCTCGGGGTCACCCTCTGGGGACGCGAGGACGCGGATGAGTTGTTCGGGGTGCTCGCGGGACGTGAGGACCTTCTGGACATTGAAGGCTACTCTTTCGCCTTCCGTCCGGGCGTGTCCCTGCAGAAAATTTCGCCGCCGCTGGAACGTCGCAGCTTCGCCTCGCGTCAGGCGCTGGAAGCCTTGTATCCCGAACAGTGGCCCACGCCCGTGTGGGATGCCTGCTCCGGGCGCGGCGGCAAGACTCGTGTGTTGCTGGAGAAGGGAATCGGCCCGCTGTACGCCAGTGACGTGCACATGGGACGGCTCAAGGCCTTGCGCGAGGGAATGCCTGAAGTGGGCGCGTTTCGCGCCAGAGCCGATGCGGGGGCGCCGCTCAGGGACATGGGCACCGTGCTGCTCGACCTTCCGTGCTCAGGACTCGGCGTGCTCTCGCGGCGGCCGGACGCCAAGTGGCGGCGCAGCCAGAAGGACATCGCTTCGCTCATCAAGCTGCAGACGGACATCATGGATGCCGCGGCCGAGGCGCTTCGTCCCGGTGGAAAGCTGGCCGTCATCACCTGCACGCTCAATCCCGACGAGAACGAGAAGCTCATCGAAGGCTTTCTTGAAAGAAATCCCGGCGCAAGCGAGACAGTACGCTGGACCACCCCGCTTAATGCCGGACTGGGCGAATTCTTCTTTGCTTCACTGATCGAAAAATAG
- a CDS encoding DUF116 domain-containing protein gives MVVPPKHIRHARKRLFIALISGACFVVCLLLAALWVVPYIGLDNIHPSAKWILGALVVVLGGMVCVAYWGLFLNIVLKRPLPGSRRFRGLTVKLFLPLMVLIGRMLGIEKKSILLSFISVNNELVLAEAERYDPDRVLLLMPHCLQSSRCSKRLTYDVNNCKRCGECPIAGLLDIHDRYGVHLAIATGGTIARRIVVQLRPKLIIAVACQRDLASGIQDTYPLPVFGVLNERPHGPCLDTTVALGRVEEALQRFLNEDALAGVEGPRGSAIGTGQAVNL, from the coding sequence ATGGTAGTTCCTCCTAAACATATCCGCCACGCCCGCAAACGGCTTTTCATAGCGCTCATCAGCGGCGCGTGCTTCGTTGTGTGTCTGCTGCTTGCCGCGCTGTGGGTGGTGCCCTACATCGGGCTGGACAACATTCACCCTTCTGCGAAGTGGATACTCGGAGCGCTCGTGGTGGTGCTGGGCGGCATGGTCTGCGTGGCCTACTGGGGATTGTTCCTCAACATCGTGCTCAAGCGGCCCCTGCCGGGCTCCCGACGCTTCAGGGGGCTGACGGTCAAGCTTTTTCTGCCGCTGATGGTGCTCATAGGCCGTATGCTGGGCATCGAAAAGAAGTCGATCCTGCTGTCCTTCATCAGCGTGAACAACGAACTGGTGCTTGCGGAGGCGGAGCGGTACGATCCGGACCGCGTCCTGCTGCTGATGCCGCACTGCCTGCAGTCCAGCCGCTGCTCGAAACGGCTGACCTACGATGTCAACAACTGCAAACGCTGCGGCGAATGCCCCATTGCCGGGCTGCTGGATATTCACGATCGGTACGGCGTGCATCTCGCCATTGCCACCGGCGGCACCATCGCCCGGCGCATCGTGGTGCAGCTTCGACCCAAGCTGATCATCGCCGTGGCCTGCCAGCGCGATCTGGCCAGTGGGATTCAGGATACGTATCCGCTGCCGGTTTTCGGCGTGCTCAACGAGCGACCGCACGGCCCGTGTCTCGACACCACCGTTGCGCTTGGCCGGGTGGAGGAGGCCTTGCAGCGATTTCTCAATGAGGACGCTCTCGCCGGGGTCGAAGGGCCACGAGGCTCGGCTATCGGGACGGGGCAGGCCGTCAACCTCTGA
- a CDS encoding BPL-N domain-containing protein produces the protein MSSIYIYWDESHFWGLLLIRALRAWGVPHRLVRAKAISQGALDRKPAALMVPGGYARGKAARLGPEGMDAIRRYVDEGGTYIGFCGGAGLALSESKGLGLSPWKRRRFEKRLQHFLSGHMHVRLADHPLIPKELGGEALIPVWWPGQFDDSAPGPEPLAVFDTPGPDVWMADMHLKSLPEGTVGDWENLYGISLRPDFIKGRPGIAANEYGQGRVILSYAHLETPASPQANYWLGSMLADILGIEPNRAPLPAWDLAARPVRWHHPVLEQAAQAMDEIIETGNRHFLLFWRTPWLLGWRRGIPGSGINALYALIHEIMASEPNAEAEQYLLENGGRTGELVDLFRKGVTGYLLAERLGMTVLHSGPDAIAPETLRNQRNALFGKPPAPGGLYEELLRLLEDLYFLLSRGISDTP, from the coding sequence ATGTCAAGCATATACATATATTGGGATGAATCCCATTTCTGGGGCCTTCTGCTCATCCGCGCGCTGCGTGCATGGGGTGTTCCCCATCGGCTGGTGCGCGCAAAGGCAATATCCCAAGGAGCGCTGGACCGCAAGCCCGCAGCGCTGATGGTCCCCGGCGGCTACGCTCGCGGCAAGGCCGCACGCCTCGGCCCGGAAGGCATGGATGCCATTCGCCGCTACGTTGACGAGGGAGGCACCTACATCGGATTCTGCGGCGGTGCCGGGCTGGCCCTTTCCGAAAGCAAGGGGCTGGGCCTGTCCCCGTGGAAGCGGCGCCGATTCGAAAAACGCCTGCAACATTTTCTTTCCGGGCACATGCATGTCCGGCTTGCCGACCACCCTTTGATCCCCAAGGAACTCGGCGGCGAGGCTCTCATTCCGGTCTGGTGGCCGGGCCAGTTCGACGACAGCGCTCCCGGCCCCGAGCCGCTGGCGGTGTTCGACACCCCCGGCCCGGACGTCTGGATGGCCGACATGCACCTCAAATCCCTGCCCGAAGGTACCGTGGGCGACTGGGAGAACCTTTACGGCATCAGCCTGCGGCCGGACTTCATCAAGGGTCGCCCCGGCATCGCGGCCAATGAATACGGACAGGGGCGCGTCATCCTGAGCTATGCGCATCTGGAAACGCCGGCCTCCCCGCAGGCCAACTACTGGCTCGGCAGCATGCTGGCCGACATTCTGGGCATCGAGCCAAACCGCGCCCCGCTTCCCGCCTGGGATCTGGCTGCGCGTCCGGTGCGCTGGCACCACCCCGTATTGGAGCAGGCCGCTCAGGCCATGGACGAGATCATTGAGACCGGCAACCGCCATTTTCTGCTCTTCTGGCGCACGCCGTGGCTGCTCGGCTGGCGGCGCGGCATTCCCGGTTCCGGCATCAACGCTCTGTACGCGCTCATCCACGAGATCATGGCTTCGGAACCAAACGCCGAGGCCGAGCAATACCTTCTGGAAAACGGCGGCAGAACGGGCGAACTCGTTGACCTGTTCCGCAAGGGCGTCACAGGCTACCTGCTGGCGGAACGTCTGGGCATGACCGTACTGCACTCCGGCCCGGACGCCATTGCACCGGAAACCCTGCGCAATCAGCGCAACGCTCTCTTCGGAAAGCCCCCTGCGCCCGGTGGACTGTACGAAGAACTGCTGCGACTGCTCGAAGACCTGTATTTCCTGCTTTCCAGAGGTATTTCCGACACCCCGTAG
- a CDS encoding DUF342 domain-containing protein, which produces MADDNKTCTPMEETAKMKKKAKGSSDARFRFCLSEDKMKLGISQYTPPSKLGAEATVDSICRQIAEAGVKLDPDRAAAKRIISILQNGGGIDEISGITLVRGVEVQEPEDASIEPQGDLTKPVFPGDRFAEYSPPKLARNGETIDGVITKPKDNRKAEDIKPEAGENCDFDARDGGFTATTHGIARIEGGRVSVAPCLRVTSDEIKVLGDLYDKDFRGLAVTPDRIVKVLHDMEIGLEPDLDWLDKELERAAKSRQPRLNKTVIKGKRPIDGRDGWLEYLVATREEAGTEDDQGRIDYRNRGLYPSVTPDQTVARLHPPTQGEAGVDVYGKTIPANAGRELTLHAGENIEVSADGITFTAKDTGILVVEKNTVSVTQCLVIHGDVNLGTGNVRTDEGSVKVTGNVLSGFKVEAPKHVIVEGSVESADIKAGGDVSVKGGILQPDGGTVFAGGEVVTGFAANATIRAGRSLVIKNECSNCRVQTPYLLAAKGKGVVQGGVLVITKGMEVNELGSELGVPTTISVGIGSEKDSELIAEXTRLKKELQKIDHALGGADPKDILQRTPEAKRPQVAKIIKHRMNVAKRFEDTAARAAEMTKQRISQLSGVKIKVRKQIHPGVLVKMGGKTMKVKNTLERSMIFWHPGKDDIEVGNL; this is translated from the coding sequence ATGGCCGACGATAACAAGACCTGCACCCCTATGGAAGAAACCGCCAAGATGAAGAAGAAGGCAAAAGGGTCTTCCGACGCGCGATTCCGCTTCTGTCTTTCCGAAGACAAAATGAAGCTGGGGATCAGCCAGTATACGCCCCCGTCCAAACTCGGGGCGGAAGCCACGGTGGACAGTATCTGCCGCCAGATTGCAGAAGCAGGCGTCAAGCTCGATCCGGACCGCGCCGCCGCCAAGCGCATCATAAGCATTCTTCAAAACGGTGGCGGCATCGACGAGATCAGCGGCATCACGCTCGTTCGCGGCGTCGAGGTGCAAGAACCCGAGGACGCCTCCATCGAACCACAGGGCGACCTGACCAAACCGGTCTTTCCCGGCGATCGCTTCGCCGAATACTCTCCCCCCAAACTGGCACGTAACGGCGAGACCATCGACGGCGTCATCACCAAGCCCAAGGACAACCGCAAGGCCGAGGACATTAAGCCCGAGGCCGGAGAGAACTGCGATTTCGACGCGCGCGACGGCGGCTTCACCGCCACCACCCACGGCATAGCCCGCATCGAGGGCGGCCGCGTCAGCGTGGCACCCTGCCTGCGCGTCACTTCCGACGAGATAAAGGTTCTGGGAGACCTGTACGACAAGGACTTTCGCGGCCTCGCCGTTACCCCAGACCGCATCGTCAAGGTCCTTCACGACATGGAGATCGGTCTTGAGCCCGATCTGGACTGGCTGGACAAGGAACTGGAGCGCGCCGCCAAGAGCCGTCAGCCCCGTCTGAACAAGACGGTCATCAAGGGCAAGCGGCCCATCGACGGGCGCGACGGCTGGCTGGAGTATCTGGTTGCCACCCGCGAGGAAGCTGGCACAGAGGACGATCAGGGACGCATCGACTACCGCAACCGGGGACTCTACCCATCGGTAACCCCGGACCAGACGGTCGCGAGACTGCATCCCCCGACGCAGGGCGAAGCGGGCGTGGACGTATATGGCAAGACCATCCCCGCCAATGCGGGCCGCGAGCTCACCCTGCACGCGGGCGAGAACATCGAGGTCTCGGCCGACGGCATCACCTTCACGGCCAAGGACACGGGTATACTTGTCGTCGAAAAAAACACCGTCTCGGTAACCCAGTGCCTGGTCATCCATGGCGACGTGAACCTCGGCACCGGCAACGTCCGCACCGACGAAGGCTCCGTGAAGGTCACCGGAAACGTCCTTTCCGGCTTCAAGGTCGAGGCTCCCAAGCACGTCATCGTGGAAGGGTCGGTGGAAAGCGCGGACATCAAGGCGGGGGGCGACGTCTCCGTCAAGGGTGGCATTCTCCAGCCCGACGGCGGGACGGTCTTCGCCGGAGGCGAGGTGGTCACGGGCTTTGCTGCCAACGCCACCATCCGTGCGGGCAGAAGCCTCGTCATCAAGAACGAGTGCAGCAACTGCCGGGTGCAAACGCCTTACCTGCTCGCAGCCAAGGGCAAGGGCGTGGTTCAGGGCGGCGTGCTGGTCATTACCAAGGGCATGGAAGTGAACGAGCTCGGCTCAGAACTGGGCGTGCCGACCACTATCTCCGTCGGCATAGGCAGCGAAAAGGATTCCGAGCTGATCGCAGAACNCACCAGACTCAAGAAGGAGCTGCAGAAGATCGATCACGCTCTGGGCGGAGCCGATCCCAAGGACATCCTTCAACGCACCCCGGAAGCCAAGCGACCGCAGGTGGCCAAGATCATCAAGCACCGGATGAACGTGGCGAAACGTTTCGAGGACACCGCAGCCCGCGCCGCCGAGATGACAAAACAGCGCATCAGCCAGCTCAGCGGCGTCAAGATCAAGGTCCGCAAGCAGATTCATCCGGGCGTCCTCGTCAAGATGGGGGGCAAGACCATGAAGGTGAAGAACACGTTGGAGCGTTCGATGATCTTCTGGCATCCCGGCAAGGACGACATTGAAGTCGGCAATCTGTAG
- a CDS encoding alpha-L-glutamate ligase-like protein, with translation MLGWFRKLRSLGVVGLNSRNAGYVLPHNPRPLYPLVDDKITTKRLTESAGLNVPELYGIFRSQHELKRLPELLERHDSFVVKPARGAGGNGIMVITGKLGHSFRKPDDSLVSAESISFHILNILSGMYSLGGMPDRAMVEYCVQFSPVFRDIAYQGVPDIRIIVYKGVPVMAMLRLPTRESDGKANLHQGAMGCGIDMHTGMTTTAVWKNAGCDTHPDTLNPIGGVAIPDWRELLKQAALGYTVTGLGYLGVDIVLDKTQGPLILELNARPGLAIQVANRAGLRHRLDSVDAVHQSLETEEQRIDYAMEAFAS, from the coding sequence ATGCTCGGCTGGTTCAGAAAACTCCGCTCGCTCGGCGTGGTCGGCCTCAACTCCCGCAATGCCGGATATGTGTTGCCCCACAATCCCCGGCCGCTCTATCCGCTCGTGGACGACAAGATCACCACGAAACGGCTGACCGAATCCGCCGGGCTGAACGTGCCGGAACTGTACGGGATATTCCGCTCTCAGCACGAGCTCAAGAGGCTGCCCGAACTGCTGGAGCGGCACGACTCGTTCGTGGTCAAACCCGCACGGGGCGCTGGCGGAAACGGCATCATGGTCATCACCGGCAAGCTGGGCCACAGCTTCCGAAAACCCGACGATTCGCTGGTCTCCGCCGAGTCCATTTCATTTCACATCCTCAACATCCTCAGCGGGATGTACAGTCTCGGCGGGATGCCGGACCGCGCCATGGTTGAATACTGCGTGCAGTTCTCCCCGGTTTTCCGGGACATCGCTTATCAAGGCGTGCCGGACATTCGGATCATCGTTTACAAGGGTGTTCCGGTCATGGCCATGCTTCGGCTGCCCACCCGCGAGTCGGACGGAAAAGCCAACCTGCATCAGGGCGCCATGGGCTGCGGCATCGACATGCACACCGGGATGACCACTACCGCCGTGTGGAAGAACGCAGGCTGTGACACGCACCCTGACACGCTCAATCCGATCGGCGGCGTCGCCATACCGGACTGGCGGGAGCTGCTGAAACAGGCGGCGCTCGGCTACACCGTCACCGGTCTAGGCTATCTCGGGGTGGACATCGTGCTGGACAAAACGCAGGGACCGCTCATACTGGAACTCAACGCGCGTCCGGGGCTGGCGATTCAGGTTGCCAACCGCGCTGGATTGCGACACCGGCTGGACAGCGTGGACGCGGTTCACCAATCTCTCGAAACGGAAGAACAACGGATTGACTATGCAATGGAAGCATTTGCGTCCTAG
- a CDS encoding valine--tRNA ligase: MSRPTLAKGYEPWDVEDKWESHWEKENTFTPRADAEGDPYSIVIPPPNVTGVLHMGHALNLTLQDILCRFHRQQGRDVLWVPGTDHAGIATQNVVERQLKEEGKTRDDLGREAFVERVWEWKREKGDHILNQIRRMGASVDWTREAFTFDDDRAKAVREVFVELYHKGLVYKGDYIINWCNRCHTALADDEVEHESKPGKLWHIRYAIADGSGELTIATTRPETMLGDTAIAVNPEDERFSHLIGKKAILPLVGRELPIIGDTYVDTEFGTGCLKVTPAHDMNDWELGRKHDLEVLSVFDDAGYVNEHAPEKYQGIYKDDARDVIVKDLEAAGHLESIEDHEHKVGVCYRCKSVIEPHVSTQWFVSMKPLAEKARAAVPERTRIHPENWSKTYYNWLDEIRDWCISRQIWWGHRIPAWTCGDCGELIVAKEDPTTCVCGSENLAQDEDVLDTWFSSALWPFSTLGWPEQTRDLEKYYPTSCLVTGFDILFFWVARMMMMGLEFMDKVPFHDVYIHALVRDEKGKKMSKSTGNVIDPLDMIQTYGADALRFTLTSFAAMGRDIKLSEKRIEGYKHFMNKIWNAARFSLMNLPETIPAVELSESDSLADKWILSRLEELKVTVKEATETYRFNEIAQTLYKFIWSEFCDWYLEMVKPALYGEDEAVKARTQRVLWTVLSEVLILLHPVTPFITQEIWSVLPRPEGDDRSDDIATLAYPDMRPELRDEQAEACMELFMGVVSGVRNIRTELVIEPAKKLDLLVKTVSDEDRELLEANIELIRSLARLENITIGPDVEGPKASGSTVVQGNEIYVPLEGVVDFDAELARLDKNIAKIEKTKGGVSKKLSNPGFINNAPAEVVEKEKEKLAEMEEDLAKLAELKERLSSIAG, encoded by the coding sequence ATGAGCAGACCTACGCTTGCCAAGGGCTACGAGCCCTGGGACGTCGAGGACAAGTGGGAGAGCCACTGGGAGAAGGAAAATACCTTCACCCCCCGTGCGGACGCCGAAGGCGACCCGTATTCCATCGTCATCCCGCCCCCGAACGTAACCGGCGTACTGCACATGGGGCACGCCCTGAACCTGACCCTGCAGGACATTCTGTGCCGTTTCCACCGTCAGCAGGGCCGCGACGTACTCTGGGTTCCCGGCACCGACCACGCCGGCATCGCCACCCAGAACGTGGTGGAACGCCAGCTCAAGGAAGAAGGGAAGACCCGCGACGACCTCGGCCGCGAAGCCTTTGTCGAGCGCGTGTGGGAATGGAAGCGCGAGAAGGGCGACCACATCCTGAACCAGATTCGCCGCATGGGCGCATCCGTGGACTGGACCCGCGAGGCCTTCACCTTCGACGATGACCGCGCCAAGGCCGTGCGCGAGGTCTTTGTCGAGCTGTACCACAAGGGGCTGGTCTACAAAGGTGATTACATCATCAACTGGTGCAACCGCTGCCACACCGCCCTTGCCGACGATGAAGTGGAGCACGAGTCCAAGCCCGGCAAGCTGTGGCACATCCGCTATGCCATTGCCGACGGCTCAGGCGAGCTGACCATCGCCACCACCCGCCCCGAAACCATGCTCGGCGACACCGCCATCGCGGTGAACCCCGAGGACGAACGGTTCAGCCACCTCATCGGCAAGAAGGCCATCCTTCCGCTGGTGGGCCGCGAACTGCCCATCATCGGCGACACCTACGTTGACACCGAGTTCGGAACCGGCTGCCTGAAGGTCACTCCGGCTCACGACATGAACGACTGGGAACTCGGCCGCAAGCACGATCTTGAAGTGCTCTCCGTGTTCGACGACGCGGGCTACGTGAACGAGCACGCGCCCGAGAAGTATCAGGGAATTTACAAGGACGACGCCCGCGACGTGATCGTCAAGGACCTCGAAGCCGCAGGCCATCTGGAAAGCATCGAGGACCATGAGCACAAGGTCGGCGTCTGCTACCGCTGCAAATCCGTCATCGAGCCGCACGTATCCACCCAGTGGTTCGTTTCCATGAAGCCGCTGGCGGAAAAGGCCCGTGCAGCCGTTCCGGAACGGACCAGGATCCATCCCGAGAACTGGAGCAAAACCTACTACAACTGGCTGGACGAAATTCGCGACTGGTGCATCTCCCGTCAGATCTGGTGGGGGCACCGCATCCCGGCGTGGACCTGCGGCGACTGCGGCGAACTCATCGTCGCCAAGGAAGACCCCACCACCTGCGTCTGCGGCAGCGAAAATCTCGCGCAGGACGAGGACGTGCTCGACACCTGGTTCTCCTCCGCGCTCTGGCCGTTCTCCACACTCGGCTGGCCGGAACAGACCAGAGATCTGGAAAAGTATTACCCGACCTCCTGCCTCGTCACCGGGTTCGATATCCTCTTCTTCTGGGTTGCCAGAATGATGATGATGGGACTGGAGTTCATGGACAAGGTGCCGTTCCACGACGTCTACATTCATGCGCTGGTCCGTGACGAGAAGGGCAAGAAGATGTCCAAGTCCACCGGCAACGTCATCGACCCGCTGGACATGATCCAGACCTACGGCGCAGACGCCCTGCGCTTCACGCTGACTTCCTTCGCCGCCATGGGCCGCGACATCAAGCTCAGCGAAAAGCGCATCGAAGGCTACAAGCACTTCATGAACAAGATATGGAACGCGGCGCGCTTCAGCCTCATGAACCTGCCCGAGACCATCCCGGCCGTGGAGCTGTCCGAAAGCGACAGCCTCGCCGACAAGTGGATTCTCAGCCGCCTCGAAGAACTCAAGGTCACCGTCAAGGAAGCCACCGAGACCTATCGCTTCAACGAAATCGCCCAGACCCTTTACAAGTTCATCTGGAGCGAATTCTGCGACTGGTATCTCGAAATGGTCAAGCCCGCCCTCTACGGCGAAGACGAGGCCGTCAAGGCCAGAACCCAGCGCGTGCTCTGGACCGTTCTTTCCGAAGTGCTCATCCTGCTGCACCCGGTGACCCCGTTCATCACGCAGGAAATCTGGTCCGTGCTGCCGCGCCCCGAAGGCGATGACCGCAGCGACGACATCGCCACGCTCGCCTATCCGGACATGCGTCCGGAACTGCGCGACGAACAGGCCGAGGCCTGCATGGAACTCTTCATGGGCGTTGTCTCCGGCGTACGCAATATTCGCACCGAGCTTGTCATCGAGCCCGCCAAGAAGCTCGATCTGTTGGTCAAGACCGTGTCCGACGAGGATCGCGAACTGCTCGAAGCCAACATCGAGCTGATCCGCTCCCTCGCACGGCTGGAGAACATCACCATCGGCCCGGACGTCGAGGGCCCCAAGGCCTCCGGCTCCACCGTGGTTCAGGGCAACGAAATCTACGTCCCGCTTGAAGGCGTCGTGGACTTCGACGCCGAACTCGCACGGCTGGACAAGAATATCGCCAAGATCGAAAAGACCAAAGGCGGCGTGTCCAAGAAGCTCTCCAATCCGGGCTTCATCAACAACGCGCCCGCCGAAGTCGTTGAAAAAGAAAAGGAAAAGCTGGCCGAGATGGAAGAAGATCTGGCCAAGCTCGCAGAACTCAAGGAGCGCCTGAGCTCCATCGCAGGATAG